One Dictyoglomus turgidum DSM 6724 DNA window includes the following coding sequences:
- the rsfS gene encoding ribosome silencing factor encodes MNFLESKEKALRIARIVLEKKAENVIIIDVSQIPGLTDYLVICTGLTNTQRKAIQRSVEEEMEKLGFTPRGIEGREGTGWTLLDYYDLIVHIFSPRAREFYDLESLYENVPKITEF; translated from the coding sequence ATGAATTTCTTGGAGAGTAAAGAGAAAGCCTTAAGAATTGCTCGCATCGTTTTAGAGAAGAAAGCCGAAAATGTAATAATAATTGACGTATCACAAATACCAGGACTTACTGATTACCTTGTAATATGTACAGGACTTACTAACACCCAAAGAAAGGCAATTCAAAGAAGCGTGGAAGAGGAAATGGAGAAGTTAGGCTTCACTCCAAGAGGCATTGAGGGAAGAGAAGGTACAGGATGGACTTTACTTGACTACTATGATTTGATAGTACACATCTTCTCACCAAGAGCAAGAGAATTCTATGACTTAGAATCCCTTTATGAAAACGTCCCTAAGATAACTGAATTTTAA
- a CDS encoding DUF2202 domain-containing protein: MKKFLKATLILLFSFILFTNLGISAENLSSQELEDILHMREEEKLARDVYITLYNIHKIPIFYNISNSEQAHMNAVKTLINYYKLKDPVVDDRIGKFTNTKFTELYNTLVERGKKSAVEALKVGIFIEELDIKDLQEAIKRTNKPDIIRVYTNLLKGSQNHMNAFIKVLQRYGETYTPTYTTM, translated from the coding sequence ATGAAAAAGTTTTTAAAGGCAACGTTGATCCTCTTATTCTCCTTTATTCTATTTACTAACTTAGGAATCTCAGCAGAAAATCTCAGTTCTCAAGAGCTTGAAGACATACTTCATATGAGGGAGGAGGAAAAATTAGCAAGGGACGTATATATAACCTTATATAATATTCATAAAATCCCTATTTTCTATAACATATCAAACTCAGAGCAAGCCCATATGAATGCTGTAAAGACATTGATCAATTACTACAAATTAAAGGACCCAGTAGTTGATGATAGAATTGGAAAATTTACCAATACTAAATTCACAGAACTTTACAACACATTGGTAGAAAGAGGCAAAAAATCAGCAGTTGAGGCTCTAAAAGTAGGAATTTTTATTGAAGAACTTGATATAAAAGATCTACAAGAGGCAATTAAGAGAACCAATAAACCTGATATAATCAGAGTTTATACAAATTTACTTAAAGGCTCTCAAAATCACATGAATGCTTTTATAAAAGTATTACAAAGATATGGAGAAACCTATACTCCAACTTATACTACCATGTAA
- a CDS encoding zinc-dependent alcohol dehydrogenase, with product MKNMGWLLKDIKKLELIETPLEKPKENDVLLEVIYAGICGSDLHAYLGEHPFVKPGIVLGHEFVGKVIEKGENVRNVDLNDVVVIEPSLTCGICYNCTHGRYNICKNLDVIGCTKTNGGFQKYIKIPSHKVYKVNEVPLKRAVLTEPLAVAVHGVRRSSFKPGDEVLVIGSGPIGLLTTIFLYLSSAKKIVLVDVLDKRLNLAKNLCPGIITVKPENLNLSLFTQEGPDLVFECVGVDQTINLAIEYARKGTDIILMGVPKEISMAKLIYIQDRELNLKGSLMYTKDDYLIALELLRKNQVNYEALITHIYPFDKVPQAFEDILNYKDQYFKVIIDVKGEN from the coding sequence ATGAAAAATATGGGATGGCTTCTTAAAGATATAAAAAAGCTTGAACTTATTGAAACACCCTTAGAAAAACCAAAAGAGAATGATGTTCTTCTTGAGGTCATTTATGCAGGAATTTGTGGATCTGACCTTCATGCCTATTTAGGAGAACACCCCTTTGTAAAACCTGGAATAGTTTTGGGACACGAATTTGTAGGAAAAGTAATTGAAAAAGGAGAAAATGTGAGAAATGTAGATTTAAACGATGTTGTAGTAATTGAGCCAAGTTTAACCTGTGGAATATGTTATAACTGTACCCATGGAAGATATAATATATGCAAAAATCTAGATGTTATAGGATGTACAAAGACCAATGGTGGATTTCAAAAATATATAAAAATACCTTCCCATAAAGTGTACAAAGTAAATGAGGTTCCCTTAAAAAGGGCAGTACTTACCGAGCCTCTTGCGGTTGCGGTGCATGGAGTAAGAAGATCAAGTTTTAAACCAGGAGATGAAGTTCTTGTAATAGGAAGTGGTCCTATTGGACTTCTTACTACGATATTTTTATATCTCTCCTCTGCAAAAAAGATTGTCCTTGTTGATGTCCTTGACAAAAGGCTAAATCTTGCAAAAAATTTATGCCCTGGAATAATCACTGTAAAACCAGAGAATTTAAATCTTTCCCTCTTTACTCAAGAAGGTCCTGACTTGGTATTTGAATGCGTAGGAGTAGATCAAACCATAAACCTAGCAATTGAATACGCAAGAAAAGGAACCGATATTATCCTTATGGGAGTCCCAAAAGAGATCTCTATGGCTAAGCTTATATATATTCAGGATAGAGAATTGAATCTCAAAGGATCCTTAATGTATACAAAGGATGATTATCTTATTGCTCTTGAATTACTAAGAAAAAATCAAGTAAACTATGAAGCTCTGATAACCCATATTTATCCCTTTGATAAAGTCCCTCAAGCATTTGAAGATATCTTAAATTATAAAGATCAATATTTTAAAGTGATAATTGATGTTAAGGGAGAAAACTAA
- a CDS encoding Clp1/GlmU family protein codes for MIDIPPLWQETADAILLKKGVVIVIGLPNSGKSTFVKFLANYGVKNNSKVAIINSDLGQADIGVPGTISLSVIENELPSFENLSIKNWYFIGEITPVGKFLQVITGVRRLLDEAKEVAEIVIINTCGLVKGRLGKILKYYKTFVINPDHIVAIQSNTELDSLLKIIGRFSKYVYKIPKSVFARERSLEERREFREKRYEFYFQNAKNLIFPLYLVHSIDKYVDFQKENYRGRLVGLIGEKENLLELGIIQDVNLEKRHLLIFTPLKEITKVKRIEVGSIKLKVIKEE; via the coding sequence ATGATAGATATACCTCCTTTATGGCAGGAAACTGCAGATGCGATTCTGCTTAAAAAGGGAGTTGTTATTGTAATAGGGCTACCCAATTCTGGAAAAAGTACTTTTGTAAAATTCCTTGCAAACTATGGGGTAAAAAACAATTCAAAGGTTGCTATTATTAACTCTGACTTAGGACAAGCAGATATTGGCGTTCCAGGAACCATATCTTTAAGTGTTATAGAAAATGAACTCCCATCTTTTGAAAATTTATCCATAAAAAACTGGTATTTTATTGGAGAGATAACCCCTGTGGGAAAATTTTTACAAGTAATTACGGGAGTAAGAAGACTTCTTGACGAAGCTAAAGAAGTAGCAGAGATAGTAATTATCAACACTTGTGGCTTGGTAAAAGGGAGATTAGGAAAGATACTAAAGTATTACAAGACTTTTGTGATAAATCCCGACCACATAGTAGCCATTCAAAGTAATACTGAACTTGATTCCCTGTTAAAAATTATAGGAAGATTTTCAAAATATGTTTATAAGATACCCAAAAGTGTCTTTGCAAGAGAAAGATCACTTGAAGAAAGAAGAGAGTTTAGAGAAAAAAGATATGAATTCTATTTTCAAAATGCTAAAAATTTAATATTTCCTCTTTACTTGGTCCATTCCATTGATAAATATGTAGATTTTCAAAAAGAAAATTATAGAGGAAGGCTCGTAGGACTTATTGGAGAAAAAGAAAACTTATTAGAGCTTGGAATAATCCAAGATGTAAATTTGGAAAAAAGACATTTACTCATTTTTACACCTTTAAAAGAAATAACTAAAGTTAAGAGAATTGAGGTTGGAAGTATCAAATTAAAAGTAATAAAGGAGGAATAA
- a CDS encoding sugar kinase encodes MELDVLTIGEILVEIMAKKIDQDFLHPGEFLGPYPSGAPAIFIDQIVKLGLKGGILGCIGEDDFGRNVFERLKKDGVEVGLIKKTQEYITGIAFVTYFSNGERKFIFHLPHSAASCIYPEDITEDLIKNIKALHIMGCSLAIKDNVKEAIHKAVNLAYEYGKLISFDPNIRVELGLSKEYLETIKNIASKSKIILSGERELSIIGEVNKEEKIIVIKKGKHGAEAYYKDKVYKVAPIEVEEVDPTGAGDCFDAGFVASILQGYTIEDALKRANIIGALSVTKRGPMEGVVDKKTLDMIR; translated from the coding sequence ATGGAATTAGATGTGTTAACCATAGGTGAAATTCTTGTAGAGATAATGGCAAAAAAAATTGATCAAGATTTTTTACATCCCGGAGAGTTTTTAGGACCATATCCAAGTGGTGCTCCTGCAATTTTTATTGATCAAATAGTAAAATTAGGACTTAAAGGTGGAATCTTAGGATGCATCGGAGAAGATGACTTTGGCAGAAATGTTTTTGAAAGATTGAAAAAGGATGGTGTAGAAGTTGGATTAATAAAGAAAACCCAGGAATATATTACTGGAATTGCCTTTGTAACTTACTTTTCCAATGGAGAAAGAAAATTTATTTTTCATCTACCTCACTCTGCTGCAAGCTGTATTTATCCAGAAGATATAACAGAAGATTTAATAAAGAATATAAAAGCCCTACACATAATGGGATGCTCTTTGGCGATAAAGGATAATGTAAAAGAAGCTATACACAAAGCTGTAAATCTTGCCTATGAATATGGCAAATTAATAAGCTTTGATCCCAATATAAGAGTAGAGCTTGGACTTTCGAAAGAATACTTAGAAACCATCAAAAACATAGCATCAAAATCAAAAATCATTCTCTCGGGAGAAAGAGAACTATCCATAATTGGAGAGGTAAATAAAGAGGAAAAAATTATTGTAATTAAAAAAGGAAAACATGGAGCAGAGGCATATTATAAAGACAAAGTATACAAAGTGGCTCCCATAGAAGTGGAAGAGGTTGATCCAACAGGAGCAGGAGATTGTTTTGATGCTGGATTTGTAGCAAGCATACTTCAGGGTTATACCATTGAAGATGCATTAAAAAGAGCAAACATAATAGGAGCTTTAAGTGTAACCAAAAGAGGTCCTATGGAGGGTGTTGTTGATAAAAAGACATTAGACATGATAAGATAA
- a CDS encoding ABC transporter ATP-binding protein, whose protein sequence is MFIEIKDLSKSYQVGLTKIDALKKLSIDFEKGKMYVILGPSGSGKTTLLNILGGIDKPDEGKVIVDGEDITNYNDRELTNYRRRKLGFIFQFYNLVNSLTVLENVLSTKYLSENGLDPKEVLEVVGMWEHRDKFPFELSGGEQQRVAIARAVVKNPSIILCDEPTGALDFENAKRVLKLLEDINKRYGTTIIIATHNTAIAKMSHKIIRLRSGELVEYQDNPSPALAEEVVW, encoded by the coding sequence ATGTTCATCGAAATCAAGGATCTTTCAAAAAGTTATCAGGTTGGTTTAACTAAGATTGATGCCCTCAAAAAGTTATCCATAGACTTTGAAAAGGGCAAGATGTATGTAATCCTTGGACCTTCTGGCTCTGGAAAAACCACTCTTCTTAACATTCTTGGTGGAATTGATAAACCCGACGAAGGAAAAGTTATAGTTGATGGGGAGGATATAACTAACTATAACGATAGGGAGCTAACTAATTATCGAAGGAGAAAACTTGGCTTCATTTTTCAGTTTTACAATCTTGTGAACTCTTTGACAGTCCTTGAAAATGTACTTTCCACTAAATACCTTTCAGAAAATGGTTTAGATCCTAAGGAAGTTCTTGAAGTTGTGGGAATGTGGGAGCATAGAGATAAATTTCCTTTTGAACTTTCGGGTGGTGAACAGCAAAGGGTAGCTATAGCAAGGGCAGTAGTGAAAAATCCATCTATAATACTTTGTGATGAGCCAACAGGTGCTCTTGATTTTGAAAATGCAAAGAGGGTACTAAAGCTTCTTGAGGATATTAATAAAAGGTATGGTACTACTATTATAATTGCAACTCATAATACTGCTATTGCAAAAATGTCCCATAAGATTATAAGGCTAAGAAGTGGAGAATTGGTGGAGTACCAAGACAATCCATCTCCAGCTCTTGCTGAGGAGGTGGTTTGGTAA
- a CDS encoding LCP family protein, with amino-acid sequence MKRWLKILIIGVLVLLIVIVAVGVGGYYYIQNSYNYNPSRNSSVLDKVELLDVAFNKVERINIAILGVDERKNDPGRSDTIIIASLDFKNKKVNILSIPRDTRAYIPNHGFTKINHAYAYGGVELSLRTLENLLNIPIHYYVKTNFQQFEKFIDAIGGIDIEVERRMYYRDSTDKFFVDLTPGVHHLNGKEALGYVRFRHDPMGDLGRVERQQKFLMALFKQMKEKINLINLPQYISLAGSIFETNASLMEAMVIASKFMDITEEDIHTFVMPGTPENINGISYVIPDEIRLKEILDQYFKINNVKEG; translated from the coding sequence ATGAAGAGGTGGTTAAAAATACTCATAATAGGAGTTTTAGTACTTCTCATAGTAATTGTTGCGGTTGGAGTTGGAGGATACTACTACATCCAAAATAGCTACAATTACAATCCCTCCCGAAATTCTTCTGTACTAGATAAAGTAGAATTATTAGATGTTGCCTTTAATAAGGTAGAAAGGATAAATATTGCTATTCTTGGAGTTGATGAAAGAAAGAATGATCCAGGAAGGAGCGATACCATTATTATTGCTTCTTTAGATTTTAAAAATAAAAAAGTAAATATTCTCTCTATTCCGAGAGATACAAGAGCCTATATTCCTAATCATGGATTTACAAAGATAAATCATGCTTATGCCTATGGAGGAGTAGAACTCTCCTTAAGGACCCTTGAGAACCTCTTAAATATTCCTATTCACTATTATGTAAAGACCAATTTCCAACAATTTGAAAAATTCATTGATGCTATTGGAGGAATAGATATAGAAGTAGAAAGGAGAATGTATTACAGAGATAGTACTGATAAATTCTTTGTAGATCTTACTCCAGGAGTACACCACTTAAATGGTAAAGAGGCTCTTGGATATGTAAGGTTTAGGCACGACCCTATGGGAGATTTGGGAAGAGTTGAAAGACAACAGAAATTTTTAATGGCACTTTTTAAACAGATGAAGGAAAAAATAAACCTAATAAATCTGCCTCAATATATATCCTTAGCAGGATCCATATTTGAGACCAATGCATCTCTTATGGAAGCTATGGTTATAGCCTCTAAATTCATGGACATTACTGAAGAAGATATTCATACCTTTGTAATGCCAGGAACTCCTGAAAATATAAATGGTATAAGTTATGTGATTCCTGATGAGATTAGATTAAAAGAGATTTTAGATCAATATTTTAAAATTAATAATGTAAAGGAGGGGTGA
- a CDS encoding class II D-tagatose-bisphosphate aldolase non-catalytic subunit, which yields MWLSKDYLRKKGVYSICSSNSYVIEASIEFAKEKGDYILIEATPHQVNQFGGYSGMTPEDFKNFVMKIAKEKGLEEDKIILGGDHLGPLPWQDEPSPTAMNKAKDLIRAFVESGYKKIHIDCSMPLSDDPKVLPYEKIAERTRELFEIAEETARKYNFQPVYVVGTDVPIAGGGEEEGVTSVEDFRSAISSLKKYFNDVPNIWDRVVGFVIMLGIGFSYDKVFEYDRDKVRGILEEVKREDLFVEGHSTDYQARYALRNMVEDGVRILKVGPALTAAFRRGVFLLSNIEDEIIPERERSNIKRVILETMLRDDRYWRKYYKDSKRLELDIWYNLLDRIRYYWEYEDVKMVLNKLFENFSEGVDIKFIYQYFYDSYFDVREGKMKNDPRELIKKEIKRVLEDYSYAINL from the coding sequence ATGTGGCTAAGCAAAGATTACCTTAGGAAAAAGGGAGTTTATTCTATATGCAGTTCTAATTCTTATGTGATTGAGGCAAGTATTGAATTTGCTAAGGAAAAAGGTGATTATATCCTGATTGAAGCAACTCCTCATCAAGTGAATCAGTTTGGTGGATATTCAGGAATGACTCCTGAAGATTTTAAAAATTTTGTAATGAAGATAGCAAAGGAAAAGGGTTTGGAAGAAGATAAGATAATTCTTGGGGGGGATCATTTAGGTCCCCTTCCTTGGCAAGATGAACCTTCACCAACAGCAATGAATAAGGCGAAGGATCTTATCAGGGCTTTCGTGGAAAGTGGCTATAAGAAGATACATATTGATTGTAGTATGCCTCTTTCCGATGATCCTAAAGTGCTTCCTTATGAAAAAATAGCAGAAAGAACAAGAGAGCTTTTTGAAATTGCCGAAGAGACTGCAAGAAAATATAATTTTCAGCCTGTATATGTGGTAGGAACTGATGTGCCTATAGCAGGAGGTGGTGAAGAAGAAGGAGTAACTTCTGTAGAGGATTTTAGATCTGCAATCTCTTCATTAAAGAAATATTTTAATGATGTCCCTAATATATGGGATAGAGTAGTAGGTTTTGTAATAATGCTTGGTATAGGATTTAGTTATGATAAAGTATTTGAATATGATAGGGATAAAGTGAGAGGTATATTGGAAGAGGTGAAAAGAGAAGACTTATTTGTAGAGGGTCATTCTACCGATTACCAAGCAAGATATGCATTAAGAAATATGGTAGAAGATGGAGTAAGAATTCTGAAGGTGGGTCCTGCTTTAACTGCAGCCTTTAGAAGAGGAGTTTTCTTGCTTAGTAATATTGAGGATGAAATTATACCTGAAAGGGAAAGATCTAATATAAAGAGAGTCATACTTGAGACAATGCTAAGGGATGATAGATATTGGAGAAAGTATTATAAGGATTCGAAGAGGTTAGAATTAGACATTTGGTATAACTTATTGGATAGAATTAGGTATTATTGGGAGTATGAGGATGTAAAAATGGTTTTAAACAAGCTTTTTGAAAACTTTTCAGAGGGTGTTGATATTAAGTTTATATATCAATATTTTTATGATTCATATTTTGATGTGAGAGAAGGAAAAATGAAGAATGATCCAAGAGAACTTATAAAAAAAGAGATAAAAAGAGTTTTGGAGGATTATAGCTATGCTATAAACTTATAA
- a CDS encoding pyrimidine dimer DNA glycosylase/endonuclease V — translation MRLWSIHPKYLDTKGLLAVWREGLLAKKVLEGRTKGYRNHPQLERFKKTEDPVLYINAYLFQIFLEAKRRGYNFDKKKIVEVEITDKIPVSKGQIYYEFQHLLKKLIIRDIKKYKEIKNTKKIEVHPIFKVIAGDIEPWERL, via the coding sequence ATGCGTTTATGGTCTATACATCCTAAATATTTAGATACTAAAGGGCTTTTAGCAGTTTGGAGAGAGGGACTACTTGCCAAAAAAGTATTAGAAGGAAGGACTAAAGGCTATAGAAATCATCCCCAGTTAGAAAGATTTAAAAAAACAGAAGATCCAGTACTTTATATTAATGCCTATCTTTTTCAAATTTTCTTAGAAGCTAAAAGAAGAGGCTATAACTTTGACAAAAAGAAAATTGTAGAGGTAGAGATAACAGATAAAATCCCTGTCTCAAAAGGACAAATATATTATGAATTTCAACATCTATTAAAAAAGCTTATAATAAGAGATATAAAAAAATATAAAGAGATAAAAAATACAAAGAAAATTGAAGTACATCCTATATTTAAAGTTATAGCAGGCGATATAGAGCCTTGGGAACGATTATAA
- a CDS encoding alpha-glucosidase/alpha-galactosidase, with product MKISFIGAGSVVFTRNLLRDLALFSEFDETEIALMDIDPERLEVAKKIAEEIKEKKNKNWNIKGYMDLKSAIENSKYVINTVQIGGKSATYVDFDIPEKYGLKQTIGDTHGIGGIMRFLRTAPFLRELTRNIEEYAPSALLLNFTNPMSMNQWYINDISEIDTVGLCHSIPYTIEQISSYVGVPSKEVNYKVAGINHMAWVLVFERNGEDLYPLLFKAMEKKEIWEKDPVRFEILRMFHYFVTESSEHNAEYVPYFIKDEELVKKLNIPIREYIRRVEENEKVFDAFRDYYLRGNKEAYGVVKEHYGDEDDDASKEYAIQIIHGIETNNSKLVYSIVRNDGIIDNLPMDCMVEVPCYVDRNGVSPLKIGYLPDQLASLNLSHINVQRLAVKGAIEGDKDYIHYAALLDPLASSLLSPEKIHMMVEELLKAHEEYLKDLFRK from the coding sequence ATGAAGATTAGTTTTATTGGAGCAGGAAGTGTAGTATTTACCAGAAATCTTTTGAGGGACTTGGCATTATTTTCTGAGTTTGATGAAACAGAGATAGCTCTTATGGATATTGATCCTGAGAGGTTAGAAGTTGCAAAAAAGATAGCAGAGGAGATAAAAGAAAAGAAAAATAAAAACTGGAATATTAAAGGTTATATGGATTTAAAATCTGCTATTGAGAATTCTAAGTATGTGATAAATACTGTCCAAATTGGTGGAAAATCTGCTACTTATGTGGATTTTGATATACCTGAAAAGTATGGCTTAAAACAGACCATTGGGGATACCCATGGAATTGGTGGAATAATGAGATTTTTGAGAACAGCGCCATTTTTAAGAGAGCTTACTCGGAATATAGAAGAATATGCTCCTTCCGCCTTACTTTTAAACTTTACAAATCCTATGTCCATGAATCAGTGGTATATTAATGATATCTCTGAGATTGACACAGTGGGCTTATGCCACTCCATACCCTATACTATTGAGCAAATTTCAAGTTATGTGGGAGTTCCTTCTAAGGAAGTAAATTACAAAGTAGCAGGTATTAACCATATGGCTTGGGTTTTGGTCTTTGAAAGAAATGGGGAAGACCTTTATCCCCTTTTATTTAAGGCTATGGAAAAGAAGGAAATATGGGAGAAGGATCCTGTAAGATTTGAGATACTAAGAATGTTTCATTATTTCGTGACCGAGTCTTCAGAACACAATGCAGAGTATGTTCCATACTTTATTAAGGATGAAGAGTTAGTTAAAAAACTTAATATTCCCATAAGGGAATATATAAGAAGGGTAGAAGAAAATGAGAAGGTTTTTGATGCCTTTAGAGACTATTATTTAAGAGGAAATAAGGAGGCATATGGGGTAGTGAAAGAACATTATGGGGACGAAGATGATGATGCTTCAAAGGAATATGCTATTCAAATTATACATGGAATAGAGACAAATAATTCAAAGCTTGTTTACAGTATTGTTAGAAATGATGGGATTATAGATAATTTGCCTATGGATTGTATGGTAGAAGTTCCATGCTACGTAGATAGAAATGGGGTTTCTCCATTAAAAATAGGATATCTACCTGATCAACTTGCAAGTTTAAATCTCTCTCATATAAATGTTCAGAGGCTTGCAGTAAAAGGTGCCATAGAAGGGGATAAAGATTACATCCATTATGCTGCTCTTTTAGACCCCTTAGCTTCCTCTTTGCTTTCTCCAGAAAAAATCCATATGATGGTGGAAGAATTATTAAAGGCTCATGAAGAGTATTTAAAAGATCTTTTTAGAAAGTAG
- a CDS encoding ABC transporter permease, whose translation MLKKIPMRIIWRDKSHFLGIIFLVLFASFGYAIFSILITNIDTNYKNFVEKYNQENFHFTTFFPIDISSLEKKYNVLIEEKFTWDFEYGDRLIRFFNLTEKVNKPLILEGTLPKIGEIAVDPNFAKANKLRIGDGIEINGIKFRISGYVALPDYIYITKNETDLLPDPMHFGIGIMNFEDMRKFLESVAYRYYMVRGTISDLSSFKNEINSKYRLISFVEKDENFRIIVTEMKMKSAKPMAFVISGTILVISSILLFIVLRRLINSMHAEVGTLYALGYNSREIVGVYILFPIYIWLMGVIPGSIIGYALSGPFTDFYVSFISVPIVEKFIPTKDLLIAFFVPALFMIPSGYIAIKDLLKKRVVEIIRGESEKGFKTRFRMEFLDRFSFKRRVMLKQGLLHPSRELVLIIGVAFATLIILYGVVAKSALSYLVEDTFQNTYKYSYMYLLNYYEKENKYDAEPFNMLSFYLKGTKSKVVIYGILKDSQMILLKDGKGDKINLEGLVISQSLADKFGLKVGDVLNLVNNIDGKEYSLKVTGIADLYVGNNGYMSLEEFNETFGFDKGSFIGLYSFHKLDIPKEDLVTYMSKEDAIKAFKDSAQSVDQMLQVMYLISFFLAFTIIYVLASLVITENRKPLAIFKILGFRDGELSSMFLGFNNFSFIVGFLLGIPLYNMLISYIIKGVLKDVDFSFKLQAQFNDILFSFTYLFVAFLFSRYLGRRRINSISPVVILKEQSE comes from the coding sequence ATGCTTAAGAAAATTCCTATGAGGATAATATGGAGGGATAAGTCTCACTTTTTGGGGATAATTTTTCTTGTTCTTTTTGCATCTTTTGGATATGCTATCTTTAGTATTCTCATAACAAACATTGATACTAATTATAAAAATTTTGTGGAGAAGTATAACCAGGAGAATTTTCACTTTACTACATTTTTCCCTATAGATATTTCCTCCTTAGAGAAAAAATATAATGTGCTTATTGAGGAAAAATTTACATGGGACTTTGAATATGGTGATAGATTAATAAGATTTTTTAATTTAACAGAAAAGGTAAATAAGCCTTTAATTCTTGAAGGAACTCTTCCTAAAATAGGGGAGATTGCTGTAGATCCTAATTTTGCCAAGGCAAATAAATTAAGGATAGGCGATGGGATAGAAATTAATGGCATTAAGTTTCGTATTTCAGGATATGTAGCTCTCCCCGATTATATTTATATAACAAAGAATGAGACTGATCTTCTTCCTGATCCTATGCATTTTGGGATTGGAATAATGAATTTTGAAGACATGAGAAAATTTTTAGAAAGTGTTGCCTATAGATATTATATGGTGAGGGGAACTATTTCCGATCTTTCCTCTTTTAAAAATGAGATAAATTCTAAATATAGGCTTATTTCCTTTGTGGAAAAGGATGAAAATTTCAGGATCATAGTTACTGAGATGAAGATGAAAAGTGCAAAACCTATGGCTTTTGTTATATCTGGTACTATTTTAGTAATATCCTCAATTCTCCTCTTTATTGTTCTAAGAAGGCTTATAAATTCTATGCATGCTGAGGTAGGTACTCTTTATGCTTTAGGATATAATAGTAGAGAGATTGTAGGTGTATATATTCTTTTTCCCATATACATTTGGTTGATGGGTGTTATCCCAGGAAGTATTATTGGTTATGCCCTTTCAGGTCCTTTTACAGATTTTTATGTCTCCTTTATAAGTGTGCCTATAGTAGAAAAGTTTATCCCTACAAAAGATCTTCTTATTGCCTTTTTTGTACCAGCTCTTTTTATGATTCCTTCTGGATATATAGCTATAAAGGATCTTCTTAAAAAGAGAGTGGTGGAGATAATAAGAGGAGAATCAGAAAAGGGATTTAAAACAAGATTTCGCATGGAATTTCTTGATAGGTTCTCTTTTAAGAGAAGAGTAATGTTAAAACAAGGACTTTTACATCCTTCAAGAGAGCTAGTTTTAATAATAGGGGTTGCTTTTGCTACCTTAATTATTCTATATGGAGTTGTTGCAAAATCTGCCCTCTCTTATCTTGTGGAAGATACCTTTCAGAATACTTATAAATACAGTTATATGTATCTTTTGAATTACTATGAAAAGGAAAATAAATATGATGCTGAGCCTTTTAATATGCTATCCTTTTATCTTAAAGGCACCAAATCAAAGGTTGTGATTTATGGTATTTTAAAAGATTCTCAGATGATATTATTGAAAGATGGCAAGGGAGACAAAATAAATTTAGAGGGACTTGTAATTTCTCAGTCTCTTGCAGATAAATTTGGTCTTAAGGTTGGAGATGTTTTGAATTTGGTTAATAATATTGATGGAAAAGAATATAGTTTAAAAGTTACAGGGATTGCTGATCTTTACGTGGGAAACAATGGATATATGAGTCTGGAAGAATTTAATGAAACTTTTGGTTTTGATAAGGGGTCTTTTATTGGACTTTATTCTTTTCACAAGCTTGATATTCCCAAAGAAGATCTCGTTACTTATATGAGTAAAGAGGATGCAATAAAGGCCTTTAAAGATTCTGCACAAAGTGTGGATCAAATGCTTCAAGTAATGTATCTCATATCCTTCTTCCTTGCTTTCACCATAATTTATGTCCTCGCTTCTTTAGTGATTACGGAAAATAGAAAACCTCTTGCTATTTTCAAAATCCTTGGGTTTAGAGATGGAGAGTTGAGCTCCATGTTTCTTGGTTTTAACAATTTCTCCTTTATAGTGGGCTTTCTTCTTGGAATTCCTCTTTATAATATGCTTATAAGTTATATTATAAAAGGAGTTCTTAAAGATGTAGATTTTTCTTTTAAGTTACAAGCTCAATTTAATGATATACTCTTTTCCTTTACTTATCTTTTTGTAGCCTTCTTATTTTCAAGATATTTAGGAAGAAGAAGAATTAACTCCATCTCCCCAGTGGTCATTTTAAAAGAGCAGTCAGAATAA